In one window of Henckelia pumila isolate YLH828 chromosome 1, ASM3356847v2, whole genome shotgun sequence DNA:
- the LOC140875583 gene encoding heat shock factor-binding protein, which yields MDGHDPENAKQSTTDMTAFVQNLLQQMQTRFQTMSESIISKIDEMGNRIDELEQSINDLRTEMGQEGSPSPSAPLKAKEDPKSADE from the exons ATG GATGGACATGATCCAGAGAATGCTAAACAAAGTACTACTGACATGACTGCATTT GTGCAAAATCTCCTACAGCAAATG CAAACTAGGTTTCAGACTATGTCAGAATCCATCATTTCAAAGA TTGATGAGATGGGTAACCGAATTGATGAGTTGGAGCAGAGCATCAATGATCTTAGAACCGAGATGGGACAAGAAGGTTCTCCATCTCCGTCAGCTCCACTGAAGGCTAAAGAAGATCCTAAGTCTGCTGATGAATGA